Proteins from one Setaria italica strain Yugu1 chromosome V, Setaria_italica_v2.0, whole genome shotgun sequence genomic window:
- the LOC101766521 gene encoding acyl transferase 9, translating into MAGAAPTVTKSPPSLVPPAGPTPGGSLPLSSIDKTAAVRVSVDFIQVFPSSGAADQAASVATMREGFARALVPYYPVAGRIAEPVQGEPEIECTGEGVWFVEAEASCSLEEARNLERPLCIPKEELLPRPPAGVRVEDTVLLAQVTKFTCGGFSVGICFSHLVFDGQGAAQFLKAVGEMARGIPEPSIKPIWARDAIPNPPKPPLGPPPSFTAFNFEKSVVEISLDSIKRVKDQVASETSQKCSTFDVVTAIIFKCRALAVDFAPDAEVRLGFAASTRHLLSNVLPSVEGYYGNCVYPGGLTKTSQEVKEASLVEIVTAIREAKEALSSRFLDWLSGGAKENHYNVSLDYGTLVVTDWSHVGFNEVDYGFGEPSYVFTLNDDVNIVPSVVYLKPPKPTQGIRLVLQCVEGQHSAVFKKELQKHA; encoded by the exons atggccggcgccgcgcccacCGTCACCAAGTCCCCGCCGTCCCTGGTCCCACCGGCGGGGCCGACCCCGGGCGGCTCCCTCCCGCTCTCCTCTATCGACAagaccgccgccgtccgcgtctCCGTCGACTTCATCCAGGTCTTCCCGTCGTCGGGGGCCGCGGACCAGGCCGCCTCTGTCGCGACCATGCGCGAGGGCTTCGCCAGGGCGCTCGTGCCGTACTACCCCGTCGCGGGCCGCATCGCGGAGCCCGTCCAGGGGGAGCCCGAGATCGAGTGCACCGGGGAAGGCGTGTGGTTCGTGGAGGCCGAGGCCAGCTGCTCCCTCGAGGAGGCGCGGAACCTCGAGCGCCCGCTCTGCATCCCCAAGGAGGAGCTgctcccgcgcccgcccgccggggTGCGCGTCGAGGACACCGTGCTGCTCGCGCAG GTTACAAAGTTCACATGCGGTGGATTTTCTGTGGGCATTTGCTTCAGCCACTTGGTGTTTGACGGGCAAGGTGCTGCCCAATTTCTGAAAGCGGTTGGTGAGATGGCTAGGGGCATCCCTGAGCCATCGATCAAGCCAATCTGGGCTCGGGACGCCATCCCCAACCCACCGAAGCCACCCCTAGGCCCGCCACCATCATTCACTGCGTTCAACTTTGAGAAGTCAGTTGTTGAGATCTCTCTGGACAGCATCAAGCGTGTCAAGGACCAGGTCGCAAGCGAAACCAGCCAGAAGTGCTCCACCTTCGACGTGGTCACCGCCATAATCTTCAAATGCCGCGCCTTGGCAGTCGACTTTGCACCGGATGCCGAGGTTCGCCTGGGCTTTGCTGCCAGCACGCGCCACCTGCTGAGCAATGTGCTGCCTTCGGTCGAAGGCTACTATGGGAACTGCGTGTACCCTGGGGGTCTCACCAAGACCAGCCAGGAGGTGAAGGAAGCTTCACTTGTGGAGATCGTGACCGCAATCAGGGAAGCCAAGGAAGCTCTGTCATCGAGGTTCCTCGACTGGTTGAGCGGTGGTGCCAAGGAAAACCACTACAACGTGTCGCTGGACTATGGCACGCTTGTTGTCACCGACTGGAGCCACGTTGGGTTCAACGAGGTGGACTACGGGTTTGGTGAGCCGAGCTATGTGTTCACCCTGAACGATGATGTGAACATTGTGCCCTCCGTGGTCTACCTGAAGCCACCCAAGCCAACGCAGGGCATCAGGCTGGTCCTGCAGTGCGTGGAGGGGCAGCACTCCGCCGTGTTCAAAAAGGAGCTGCAGAAGCATGCATAG